In Lewinellaceae bacterium, a single window of DNA contains:
- a CDS encoding helix-turn-helix transcriptional regulator — protein sequence MGLSFLNIDVNRAEDPFCPKASGHAFSMRELRVIRLFAEGHTAEEVAALLHLSAGTVRTHRRNVLQKSGCSNMITLVALCVREGWV from the coding sequence ATGGGCCTTTCCTTCCTGAATATCGACGTAAACCGGGCGGAGGATCCGTTCTGCCCTAAGGCTTCCGGGCATGCCTTTTCCATGCGTGAGCTGCGGGTTATCCGCCTCTTTGCCGAGGGGCATACTGCCGAGGAGGTGGCGGCATTGCTGCACCTGTCGGCGGGCACGGTGCGCACCCACCGCCGGAACGTGCTGCAGAAGTCGGGCTGTTCCAACATGATTACCCTGGTGGCGCTGTGCGTGCGTGAGGGGTGGGTGTAA
- a CDS encoding PAS domain-containing protein, whose translation MRTTCSRHVPEACRRRSPARLCTNFLCAVLSYYYVVELGLHRFVHVSPGIAEVLGADPETLQIRDIVERVHPDDLPFFARYEEVAAEFFLRKITPEQRAQYKTSYTMRLRHNDGSYRLILHQVLSPLSWTASGA comes from the coding sequence ATGAGAACCACCTGTTCTCGTCACGTCCCGGAAGCCTGCCGGCGGAGGTCGCCAGCCAGATTGTGCACTAATTTCCTGTGTGCGGTACTTTCTTACTACTACGTTGTCGAATTGGGGCTTCACCGCTTTGTGCATGTCAGCCCGGGAATCGCCGAGGTATTGGGCGCCGATCCCGAAACGCTTCAGATTCGAGACATTGTGGAGCGAGTGCATCCGGACGACCTGCCTTTTTTTGCCCGGTACGAAGAAGTGGCAGCCGAGTTTTTCCTGCGCAAGATCACTCCGGAGCAAAGGGCGCAGTACAAAACCTCCTATACGATGCGCCTGCGGCACAACGACGGCAGCTACCGCCTCATCCTGCACCAGGTACTGTCGCCATTGAGCTGGACCGCTTCGGGCGCATGA
- the gcvP gene encoding aminomethyl-transferring glycine dehydrogenase, with amino-acid sequence MNKTAPFDRFVNRHIGINEQELQEMLQAIGVPSLDQLIDKTVPPAIRMDRDLALPEAITEYEYLEELRHTANLNKSYRSYIGMGYSGTITPSVILRNVFQNPGWYTQYTPYQAEISQGRLEALLNFQTMVSDLAGLPIANASLLDEATAAAEAMHMFYGIKNKRVKGDALNQFLVSDKVLPQTIDVLKTRARPLDIEVIVGDWRSFEFTDKTFGLLLQYPDREGAVEDYRALVEKARAQEVYVTVAADLLSLALLTPPGEWGADAVVGNSQRFGVPMGYGGPHAAFFATSEEHKRQIPGRIIGVSVDVHGKKAYRMALQTREQHIRREKATSNICTAQALLAVMASMYAVYHGPKGIKAIAERTHTLAQILDQQLKSLGYNQVNTHYFDTLRLEMDGKLVEEVRRIALAHETNFFYQDNAVQISLDETVGMEQLKAILAIFAEAKGASFSLNGAEPAGHQLPQALQRQTPYLEHVIFNSFHTETRMMRYLKQLENKDLSLVHSMIPLGSCTMKLNAATELIPVSWGPFANLHPFAPADQARGYYKIFEELEQWLSEITGFAACSLQPNSGAQGEYAGLMVIRAYHESRGESHRNVALIPESAHGTNPASAVMAGMQVVVVKCDEQGDIDVDDLRAKAETHQANLAALMVTYPSTHGVFESRIKEVCDIIHQNGGKVYMDGANMNAQVGLTSPGLIDADVCHLNLHKTFAIPHGGGGPGMGPICVNESLKPFLPKHPLVETGGEQGITAVSAAPYGSASILLISYAYIKMLGKRGLTDASKYAILNANYIRVRLEKDYEILFGGKHGHSAHELIIDLRPFKDLASAEDVAKRLMDYGFHAPTLSFPVAGTVMVEPTESESKDELDLFCEAMLAIRKELDEIAKGEVDAQNNPLHNAPHPVDIVTADNWPYPYSREKAAYPLPYLRHGHKFWIGVGRIDNAYGDRNLICTCPPMEAYEVEA; translated from the coding sequence ATGAATAAAACTGCACCATTCGACCGTTTTGTCAACCGCCATATCGGGATCAATGAGCAGGAACTGCAGGAGATGCTGCAGGCCATCGGCGTACCCTCGCTCGACCAGCTCATCGATAAAACGGTACCGCCCGCCATCCGGATGGATAGAGATCTGGCCCTGCCGGAAGCCATTACCGAATACGAATACCTGGAAGAACTGCGCCACACGGCCAACCTGAACAAGTCATACCGCTCGTACATCGGCATGGGCTATTCGGGCACCATCACCCCTTCGGTCATCCTGCGCAACGTGTTCCAGAACCCGGGCTGGTATACCCAATACACCCCCTACCAGGCCGAAATCTCCCAGGGGCGCCTGGAAGCGCTGCTCAATTTCCAGACCATGGTGAGCGACCTCGCCGGCCTGCCCATCGCCAACGCTTCCCTGCTCGACGAAGCGACGGCCGCCGCGGAGGCCATGCACATGTTCTACGGCATTAAGAACAAACGGGTCAAGGGCGATGCCCTAAACCAGTTCCTCGTTTCCGACAAGGTGCTCCCGCAAACCATCGACGTGCTGAAAACCCGCGCCCGGCCGCTGGACATCGAAGTCATCGTCGGCGACTGGCGCAGCTTTGAATTTACCGATAAAACCTTCGGCCTGCTGCTGCAGTACCCGGACCGCGAAGGCGCCGTGGAAGACTACCGCGCCCTGGTGGAAAAGGCCCGGGCTCAGGAAGTATACGTCACGGTAGCCGCCGACCTGCTCAGCCTGGCCCTGCTTACGCCTCCGGGCGAGTGGGGCGCCGACGCAGTGGTGGGCAACAGCCAGCGCTTCGGGGTGCCCATGGGCTACGGCGGCCCGCACGCCGCCTTCTTTGCTACCAGCGAGGAGCACAAACGGCAAATCCCCGGCCGCATCATCGGCGTATCGGTCGACGTTCACGGCAAAAAGGCCTACCGCATGGCCCTGCAGACCCGCGAGCAGCACATCCGCCGCGAAAAGGCCACCTCCAACATCTGCACCGCCCAGGCCCTGCTGGCCGTCATGGCGAGCATGTACGCGGTGTACCACGGCCCGAAAGGCATCAAAGCCATCGCCGAACGCACTCACACGCTGGCGCAAATCCTGGACCAGCAACTGAAAAGCCTGGGCTACAACCAGGTAAACACGCACTACTTCGACACCCTGCGCCTGGAAATGGACGGGAAGCTGGTGGAAGAGGTGCGCCGCATTGCCCTGGCCCACGAAACGAACTTTTTCTACCAGGATAATGCCGTACAGATTAGCCTGGACGAAACGGTGGGCATGGAACAGCTAAAAGCCATCCTGGCCATTTTTGCCGAAGCCAAAGGGGCCAGCTTTTCCCTGAACGGCGCCGAACCTGCCGGCCACCAACTGCCTCAGGCCCTGCAACGGCAGACGCCCTACCTGGAGCACGTCATCTTCAACAGTTTCCACACCGAAACCAGGATGATGCGCTACCTCAAGCAGTTGGAAAACAAAGACCTCTCTCTGGTCCACTCCATGATACCGCTGGGCAGCTGCACCATGAAGCTCAACGCTGCCACCGAGCTGATCCCGGTGAGCTGGGGGCCCTTCGCCAACCTGCACCCCTTCGCGCCGGCCGATCAGGCCAGGGGCTACTACAAGATATTTGAAGAGCTGGAGCAATGGCTCTCTGAGATCACCGGCTTTGCCGCCTGCTCGCTGCAGCCCAACTCGGGCGCCCAGGGCGAGTATGCCGGCCTGATGGTGATCCGCGCCTACCACGAGTCCCGGGGAGAAAGCCACCGCAATGTAGCCCTCATCCCGGAATCCGCCCACGGCACCAACCCGGCCAGCGCGGTTATGGCGGGCATGCAGGTGGTGGTGGTGAAATGCGACGAGCAGGGCGACATCGACGTGGACGACCTGCGCGCCAAGGCGGAAACCCACCAGGCCAACCTGGCTGCCCTGATGGTGACCTACCCGTCGACCCACGGCGTGTTCGAGTCCAGGATAAAAGAGGTGTGCGACATCATCCACCAGAATGGCGGCAAGGTGTACATGGACGGCGCCAATATGAACGCTCAGGTCGGCCTGACCAGCCCGGGGCTGATCGACGCCGACGTCTGCCACCTCAACCTGCACAAGACCTTCGCCATACCGCACGGGGGCGGCGGCCCCGGCATGGGCCCCATCTGCGTCAACGAGAGCCTCAAGCCCTTCCTGCCCAAACACCCGCTGGTGGAAACGGGCGGCGAACAAGGCATCACCGCGGTTTCGGCTGCGCCCTACGGCAGCGCCAGCATCCTGCTGATCTCCTATGCCTACATCAAAATGCTGGGCAAGCGGGGGCTGACCGATGCTTCGAAATACGCTATCCTCAACGCCAACTACATCCGCGTTCGGCTGGAGAAAGACTATGAAATCCTTTTCGGCGGCAAGCACGGCCACTCCGCCCACGAACTCATCATCGACCTGCGGCCTTTCAAGGACCTCGCCTCGGCCGAAGATGTGGCCAAACGCCTGATGGACTACGGCTTCCACGCCCCTACCCTCTCCTTCCCCGTCGCCGGCACCGTGATGGTGGAGCCGACGGAAAGCGAGAGCAAGGATGAACTCGACCTCTTCTGCGAGGCCATGCTGGCCATCCGCAAAGAACTCGACGAGATCGCCAAAGGCGAAGTGGACGCACAAAACAACCCGCTGCACAACGCCCCGCACCCGGTAGACATCGTCACCGCCGACAACTGGCCCTATCCTTACTCGCGGGAGAAGGCCGCCTATCCCCTGCCCTACCTGCGGCACGGGCATAAATTCTGGATCGGCGTGGGCCGCATCGATAATGCCTACGGCGACCGCAACCTGATCTGTACTTGTCCGCCGATGGAGGCGTATGAGGTGGAGGCGTAG